A region of Solanum dulcamara chromosome 7, daSolDulc1.2, whole genome shotgun sequence DNA encodes the following proteins:
- the LOC129895952 gene encoding probable methyltransferase PMT16: protein MAGSNQTPYYTPTSKPSSPTHLFSSWKKLNLYYSLAAIAFLCCASYYAGHLQHTTTVGLPLFTSTSNIATNCFSYQNTTSPVSSSSSSSSPQLDFTTHHSAGDGEGNGGAVVPDDTVKIYPPCDVKYSEYTPCEDPKRSLKYKRDRLIYRERHCPEQSEFLKCRIPAPYGYKNPFKWPLSRDLAWYANVPHKELTVEKAVQNWIRFEGDRFRFPGGGTMFPNGADAYIDDIGKLINLKDGSIRTAIDTGCGVASWGGYLLSRNILSISFAPRDTHEAQVQFALERGVPALIGVIASKRLPYPSRAFDMAHCSRCLIPWGEYDGTYLIEVDRVLRPGGYWILSGPPIHWRKYWKGWERTKEDLNAEQTKIEKVARSLCWKKFVEKDDIAIWQKPYNHLHCKELRKASKNPPMCPAQDPDRAWYTEIETCLTALPEVSSEGKVAGGQLEKWPKRLHAIPPRISRGTVNGVTSDTFKKDSLLWKRRVSYYMTVNNQLGQPGRYRNLLDMNAYLGGFAANLVDDPVWVMNIVPAEAKVNTLGVIYERGLIGTYQSWCEAMSTYPRTYDLIHANSVFTLYKDRCEMEDILLEMDRILRPEGSVIIRDDVDTLIKVKRIADGLNWDSQIVDHEDGPLEREKLLFAVKSYWTAPSTQDS from the exons ATGGCGGGTTCTAACCAAACCCCATACTATACTCCAACTTCCAAACCTTCATCACCCACACACCTTTTTTCTTCTTGGAAAAAACTcaatctttattattctttagCTGCCATTGCTTTCCTCTGTTGTGCTTCTTATTACGCTGGCCACTTACAACACACCACCACCGTTGGCCTTCCACTCTTCACTTCCACCTCTAACATTGCCACTAATTGCTTCTCTTATCAAAACACTACTTCCCCtgtttcttcttcatcatcatcatcttcccCTCAATTGGATTTCACCACTCACCATTCCGCCGGCGATGGCGAAGGAAACGGCGGAGCTGTTGTCCCAGATGACACGGTCAAGATTTACCCCCCATGTGACGTTAAGTACAGTGAGTACACTCCATGTGAAGACCCCAAAAGGTCGTTAAAGTACAAAAGAGACAGATTGATATACAGAGAAAGGCATTGTCCAGAACAGAGTGAATTCTTGAAATGCCGTATACCGGCGCCGTACGGTTACAAGAATCCGTTCAAGTGGCCACTGAGCAGGGATCTGGCGTGGTATGCTAATGTGCCTCATAAAGAATTGACGGTGGAGAAGGCTGTTCAGAACTGGATTCGATTCGAAGGTGACCGGTTCAGATTCCCTGGTGGTGGTACCATGTTCCCTAATGGTGCTGATGCATACATTGATGATATTGGAAAATTGATTAATCTAAAAGATGGTTCTATTAGGACTGCCATTGATACAGGATGTGGG GTAGCGAGTTGGGGAGGGTATCTTTTGTCAAGGAATATCTTATCTATATCATTTGCACCTAGAGATACACATGAAGCACAGGTTCAATTTGCTCTTGAGCGTGGAGTTCCTGCTTTGATTGGAGTTATTGCTTCCAAAAGACTCCCTTATCCGTCTAGAGCTTTTGATATGGCTCATTGCTCTCGTTGCCTCATTCCTTGGGGCGAATATG ATGGGACATACTTGATCGAAGTTGACAGAGTCCTGAGGCCTGGCGGATATTGGATCCTCTCTGGTCCACCAATCCACTGGAGGAAATACTGGAAAGGCTGGGAAAGAACCAAAGAAGACCTAAATGCTGAACAAACAAAAATTGAGAAAGTGGCCAGGAGCCTGTGTTGGAAAAAGTTTGTTGAGAAGGATGACATTGCTATATGGCAGAAGCCATACAATCATTTACACTGCAAGGAATTGCGAAAGGCGTCAAAAAATCCACCAATGTGTCCTGCTCAAGATCCTGATAGAGCCTG GTACACAGAGATTGAAACATGTTTAACTGCCTTGCCTGAAGTTTCAAGTGAAGGAAAGGTAGCTGGTGGACAGTTGGAAAAATGGCCTAAAAGATTACACGCGATACCACCAAGGATTAGCAGAGGAACTGTAAATGGGGTCACGTCAGACACTTTCAAGAAGGATTCACTACTGTGGAAACGAAGAGTTTCGTACTACATGACAGTGAATAATCAACTTGGCCAACCGGGGAGATACCGAAATCTATTAGATATGAATGCCTACTTGGGTGGTTTTGCTGCCAATTTGGTTGATGACCCTGTTTGGGTCATGAACATAGTTCCTGCTGAAGCTAAGGTTAACACGCTTGGTGTTATCTATGAACGAGGATTAATCGGAACATACCAGAGCTG GTGTGAGGCTATGTCAACTTACCCAAGAACATATGATCTTATTCATGCCAACTCTGTATTTACTCTCTATAAAGACAG ATGTGAAATGGAGGATATATTACTTGAAATGGACAGAATATTAAGGCCAGAAGGAAGTGTAATAATAAGAGATGATGTAGATACATTGATCAAAGTAAAGAGGATAGCAGATGGGCTGAACTGGGATAGCCAAATAGTGGATCATGAAGATGGACCATTGGAGAGGGAAAAACTTCTCTTTGCAGTTAAGTCATATTGGACAGCTCCATCTACCCAAGATTCTTGA